One Fusarium falciforme chromosome 1, complete sequence genomic window carries:
- a CDS encoding Carn-acyltransf domain-containing protein, which produces MTQVRTFTLPQPLGERLSEPTPKSAPIDASVPRSVPEIPELPQQRRDSSARLNGDYKRVPMATYSESKKEGGITFSGQDKLPKLPIPELDATCKRYLEALKPLQTAREHAETQHAVNEFLKGDGPELQEKLKAYAQGKTSYIEQFWYDSYLNYDNPVVLNLNPFFLLEDDPTPARNNQVTRAASLVVSSLEFVRAVRKEELAPDRIKGTPLCMYQFSRLFGTARVPTEAGCQIEQDPESKHIVVMCHGQFYWFDVLDDNSDLIMTEKDISINLQTIIDDATQIPIQEAAKGALGVLSTENRKVWSGLRDVLTSEPDSNNADSLGIVDSALFVLCLDYTEPADAAALCQNMLCGTSEIEKGVQIGTCTNRWYDKLQIIVCKNGSAGINFEHTGVDGHTVLRFASDVYTDTILRFARTINGMAPSLWASSSPDPSKRDPESFGDVSVTPRKLEWDMIPELSVAVRFAETRLADLIEQNEFQTLDFSHYGKNFITSMGFSPDAFVQMAFQAAYYGLYGRVECTYEPAMTKMFLHGRTEAIRTVSPEVVDFVQSFWADNPAESKIEALKKACQKHTANTRQCSKAEGCDRHLYALFSVWQRSLDEDLDSNLNSTGYSSPDGYSDRVGSPVSNGSFPSTDGVEVKPSSRERGYSTNSRSRDQNPLPLLFADSGWDKLNNTIISTSNCGNPALRQFGFGPTSGDGFGIGYIIKDDGLAICVASKHRQTKRFVDTLESYLLEIRRILRISNRKMSTGKASRAREVEVERPKPISRVKSRGRPITAVDSLRSATGTTSPTNESSTFSEDDEMGGYGFFDAGMLLQALKARHVQFETTTETRASERAAQAQARRRDIGKKLRLIDY; this is translated from the exons ATGACTCAAGTCCGCACCTTCACCCTTCCCCAGCCTCTTGGAGAGAGACTCTCTGAGCCTACTCCCAAGTCGGCACCCATCGACGCCTCGGTTCCTCGTTCTGTCCCTGAGATCCCCGAACTTCCTCAACAACGACGTGACTCGTCCGCCAGACTCAACGGCGACTACAAGCGAGTTCCCATGGCTACCTACAGCgagtccaagaaggagggcggcATCACCTTCTCTGGCCAGGACAAGCTCCCGAAACTCCCCATCCCTGAGCTGGATGCCACCTGCAAGCGATACCTCGAAGCCCTTAAGCCCCTCCAGACGGCCCGGGAGCACGCAGAGACTCAGCATGCTGTGAACGAGTTCCTCAAGGGCGATGGCCCTGAGCTGCAGGAGAAGCTGAAGGCTTATGCCCAGGGAAAGACCAGCTACATTGAGCAGTTTT GGTATGATTCCTACCTGAACTACGACAACCCCGTTgttctcaacctcaaccccttcttccttctGGAGGATGATCCGACCCCCGCCCGCAACAACCAGGTCACCCGAGCGGCATCTCTGGTTGTATCATCCCTCGAGTTTGTTCGAGCCGTCCGTAAGGAGGAGCTTGCCCCAGACAGGATCAAGGGCACCCCCCTGTGCATGTACCAGTTTTCACGACTTTTCGGCACTGCCCGAGTCCCTACTGAGGCCGGTTGCCAGATTGAGCAAGACCCCGAGTCGAAGCACATTGTCGTCATGTGCCATGGCCAGTTCTATTGGTTCGATGTCTTGGACGACAACTCGGATCTCATCATGACCGAGAAGGACATTTCCATCAACCTCCAGACCATCATCGATGATGCCACTCAAATCCCCATTCAGGAGGCTGCAAAGGGGGCACTGGGTGTCCTGAGCACTGAGAACCGCAAGGTCTGGTCCGGACTTCGAGACGTCCTGACCAGTGAGCCTGATTCCAACAACGCTGACTCCCTCGGCATTGTCGACTCGGCTCTCTTCGTCCTCTGCCTGGACTACACGGAGCCTGCCGATGCCGCTGCTCTGTGCCAGAACATGCTTTGCGGTACCAGTGAAATTGAGAAGGGTGTCCAGATCGGAACTTGCACCAACCGCTGGTATGACAAGCTTCAGATCATTGTCTGCAAGAACGGAAGCGCCGGAATCAACTTTGAGCATACAGGTGTCGACGGTCACACGGTTCTGCGGTTCGCTAGTGACGTTTATACCGACACTATCCTCCGTTTCGCCCGCACCATCAACGGCATGGCCCCTTCGCTCTGGGCCTCATCCAGTCCGGATCCTTCCAAGCGTGACCCTGAGAGCTTTGGCGATGTCAGCGTGACCCCCAGGAAGCTCGAGTGGGATATGATTCCCGAGCTCAGCGTCGCCGTCCGATTTGCCGAGACTAGGTTGGCCGACTTGATTGAGCAGAACGAGTTCCAGACCCTGGACTTTAGCCACTACGGAAAGAACTTCATCACCTCGATGGGCTTCTCCCCCGATGCCTTTGTCCAGATGGCTTTCCAGGCTGCGTACTACGGTCTGTATGGCCGAGTTGAGTGCACTTACGAGCCGGCCATGACCAAGATGTTCTTGCACGGCCGAACCGAGGCCATCCGAACTGTCTCTCCCGAGGTTGTCGACTTTGTCCAGAGCTTCTGGGCTGACAACCCGGCCGAGTCCAAGATCGAGGCGCTCAAGAAGGCTTGCCAGAAGCACACTGCCAATACCCGACAGTGCTCCAAGGCTGAGGGTTGTGATCGCCACCTCTATGCCCTCTTTTCTGTGTGGCAGAGGAGCCTGGATGAAGATCTTGATAGCAACTTGAACAGCACAGGTTACTCTAGCCCCGATGGGTACTCGGACCGCGTGGGATCGCCCGTCAGCAACGGTTCGTTCCCATCCacagatggtgttgaggtgaAGCCCTCCTCGCGCGAGCGCGGATACAGCACCAACTCTCGTTCGCGGGATCAGAACCCCCTGCCTCTCTTGTTTGCCGACTCTGGATGGGACAAGCTgaacaacaccatcatctccacaTCCAACTGTGGAAACCCTGCTCTTCGCCAGTTCGGATTCGGTCCTACCTCTGGAGATGGTTTCGGTATTGGATACATTATCAAGGATGATGGACTCGCTATCTGCGTTGCCAGCAAGCATCGTCAGACCAAGCGCTTTGTCGATACCCTCGAGAGCTACCTCCTCGAGATCCGCCGCATCCTGCGCATCAGCAACCGCAAGATGTCTACCGGCAAGGCCAGCCGTGCTCgcgaggtcgaggtcgagagGCCCAAGCCCATCAGCCGAGTTAAGAGCCGTGGACGCCCCATCACCGCCGTCGACAGCCTCCGTTCAGCCACCGGCACAACCTCTCCCACCAATGAGAGCAGTACCTTTAgtgaggatgacgagatgGGTGGAT ATGGTTTCTTTGATGCTGGCATGCTGCTGCAGGCTCTCAAGGCTCGCCACGTGCAGTTTGAGACGACTACGGAGACGCGGGCTTCGGAACGGGCGGCGCAGGCACAGGCCCGCCGTCGTGATATTGGAAAGAAGTTGAGGCTGATTGATTACTGA
- a CDS encoding RECA-2 domain-containing protein, with translation MTDLLQILPSFPLRPFAALLPTIEHNALTTTDLLTLHPADIAKQTRLPILDLKRLIAAVQASLCDDITPQQPLLDPDPPPSVISTLDDGLDAALGGGVPVGAVTEITGESGAGKTQALLSLCLAVQLPPPHGLGRQALYISTEAALATSRLAQMLNANPILQQYDEDARPSLDAIHSAVTPDLETQDHILEFQVPVLLSRHDIGVVILDSVAANYRAEFERQGSHGSNMAARSAELVRLGALLRDLARRHGLAVVVANQVADRFSSSSALRQHAPRSSGIPESPLASRSMPPPPSMNLPSTPSSSIPFALQDPDGPPPPPALMLDHQQRWFTGWGDDPHASYSLKTPSLGLVWSTQIACRIALFKRPVYGRSRQAAPIDADDDSDLLAPTLKGWRRWMKVVFASHTAPTGQGLDNAVEFEVTMGGLKSVDVKKAKNKQ, from the coding sequence atGACAGACCTCCTCCAGATCCTTCCCTCCTTCCCTCTCCGCCCCTTCGCCGCCCTCCTCCCAACCATCGAGCACAAcgccctcaccaccaccgaccTCCTCACGCTCCACCCAGCAGACATCGCCAAGCAGACCAGGCTACCTATTCTCGACCTCAAGCGCCTCATCGCTGCCGTCCAGGCTTCCCTCTGCGACGACATCACCCCTCAGCAGCCGCTTCTGGACCCGGATCCGCCTCCTAGCGTCATCAGCactcttgatgatggtctcgacGCCGCCCTGGGCGGAGGCGTGCCCGTTGGTGCCGTGACCGAGATCACAGGTGAGAGCGGCGCCGGCAAGACTCAGGCTCTACTCTCTCTTTGCCTCGCCGTTCAGCTTCCTCCGCCCCACGGGCTCGGCCGCCAGGCTCTCTACATCTCAACCGAGGCCGCCCTCGCCACAAGCCGCCTGGCCCAGATGCTCAACGCCAACCCCATCCTCCAGCAGTATGATGAAGATGCACGCCCCTCACTTGATGCTATTCACAGCGCCGTCACCCCAGACTTGGAAACTCAAGATCACATCCTAGAATTCCAGGTCCCAGTCCTCCTCTCTCGCCACGACATCGGGGTTGTCATTCTCGACTCGGTCGCCGCAAACTACCGTGCAGAGTTCGAGCGCCAGGGCTCCCACGGCTCTAACATGGCCGCTCGCAGCGCTGAGCTCGTACGTCTGGGTGCCCTCCTCCGCGATCTAGCCCGTCGACATGGCCTTGCCGTCGTTGTAGCCAACCAGGTTGCCGACCgcttctcctccagctctgcCCTCCGACAGCATGCCCCTAGAAGCAGCGGCATCCCGGAGAGTCCGCTGGCTTCACGGAGCATGCCGCCGCCTCCCTCCATGAACCTCCCCAGTACTccctcatcctccatccCCTTCGCTCTACAGGACCCAGAcggccctcctcctccgcctgctCTGATGCTTGACCATCAACAACGCTGGTTCACTGGCTGGGGCGATGATCCTCATGCCTCTTACTCGCTCAAAACGCCCAGTCTAGGCCTTGTGTGGTCGACCCAGATAGCTTGTCGCATCGCCTTGTTCAAACGACCCGTCTATGGCCGCTCTAGGCAAGCTGCGCCTATAGACGCAGATGACGATAGTGACTTGCTGGCGCCCACTCTAAAGGGATGGCGAAGGTGGATGAAGGTTGTCTTTGCATCACATACCGCACCCACTGGCCAGGGACTTGACAATGCAGTCGAGTTTGAAGTCACTATGGGGGGGCTGAAGTCGGTCGACGttaagaaggccaagaataAGCAATAA
- a CDS encoding Mitochondrial escape protein 2, whose translation MIPSRGGLATAALLAARRSLPSSPRSLGLGLVAASHFRHFDQNVIRRPVSCVWESTTVNPDAAAVPPHASEEGADKSGHIVTHSNEAILFFDNIFPLKLSSVLSRPYQTDYEVTGLLKRFETSSLGILDPIRLVKTAIPEDLPIKVTEILPRLKDGGAYVKFRHDANIDPAEIEAQLAKSLKERPIKPWFSLFRPVSARLVQGTPWLEDLYRFPSSLIKVEFVPPVPGTAPEELPEETLYTLFRKYGKIADIIPQPTDSKVTPRYAHLGFPVTRDAIMARNCMHGFIVSEALGGGNSGTKLRLSFEKRVKAHSIWNWLTSHPRIVIPVIAALAAGLSVLIFDPIREFFIKLHVQHSLEFKDSKIYKWFKKQTGNFGLTGKKKSNDGLSEVWNHRRDAIEKVHGWLDETSDTFIVVTGPKGSGKVEMVMEQALEGRKNVLKLDCRRIVEARGEAGTIKRLATAVGYRPVFSWANSMSSMIDLAVQSTTGVKAGFSETLESQLNKILQTTTGALKDVAVSSRSKKDSDAKLSEDAWLEAHPERRPVIVVDNFLHKGEENSIIYDKIAEWAATVVQNNVAHVIFLTTDSAYSKPLAKALPDRLFRTVSFGDLAPDVAKNFVLSRLKDQIAAEEKARQEDGDDAEKRPMPRLNMMELDQCIDTLGGRLTDLEFLARRLRTGQSPKEAMEEIVSETATDIVRMFLLGKPSDIEGKKFSSQQAWHLIKSLAQNPNLRYNQILLSAPFSSAAAAGATDADAAIDSLASSELIAVQTYQGRPMTITAGKPLHQAAFSVLLHDRVLKAKMDYDILNDSSKAEARSIDKVENELALLGSLPRQTGETAGRITFLLRKLEDSQAKIAKWDREMTELKKVLSEEF comes from the exons ATGATCCCTAGTCGAGGCGGCCTTGCGACGGCCGCGCTCCTTGCTGCGCGCCGGTCGCTTCCATCTTCACCACGATcgctcggccttggcctcgtagCAGCGTCGCATTTCCGACATTTTGACCAGAATGTGATCCGGCGGCCCGTCAGTTGTGTTTGGGAGAGCACGACAGTCAATCCGGATGCGGCTGCTGTGCCTCCACATGCTTCAGAAGAGGGGGCTGATAAGAGTGGGCATATCGTCACCCACTCCAACGAGGCCATTCTCTTCTTCGACA ACATCTTCCCACTTAAGCTCAGCAGTGTGCTAAGCCGCCCGTACCAGACGGACTACGAAGTCACCGGCCTGCTCAAGCGTTTCGAGACATCCTCTCTGGGTATCTTGGACCCAATCCGCCTAGTCAAGACAGCCATACCGGAAGACCTACCGATCAAGGTCACAGAAATTCTGCCACGGCTAAAAGATGGAGGCGCATATGTCAAGTTCCGGCACGATGCCAACATAGACCCTGCAGAGATTGAAG CTCAATTGGCCAAGAGCCTCAAGGAGAGGCCTATTAAGCCTTGGTTCAGCCTCTTTCGCCCTGTCAGCGCTCGCCTTGTGCAGGGCACTCCATGGCTCGAGGACCTGTATCGCTTTCCATCAAGCCTTATCAAGGTCGAATTTGTTCCTCCGGTCCCTGGAACAGCCCCTGAAGAACTCCCAGAAGAGACCCTTTACACCCTGTTCCGCAAGTACGGCAAGATCGCAGACATTATTCCTCAGCCGACCGATTCAAAGGTCACACCTCGCTATGCTCATCTTGGGTTCCCCGTGACAAGAGATGCCATCATGGCTCGCAACTGTATGCATGGCTTCATTGTGAGCGAGGCTCTTGGAGGCGGCAATAGCGGTACCAAGCTTCGGTTGTCTTTTGAGAAGCGCGTCAAGGCTCACAGCATCTGGAACTGGCTGACTAGCCATCCCCGTATCGTTATCCCCGTCATCGCTGCCCTGGCTGCCGGTCTCTCAGTTCTCATTTTCGATCCTATTCGCGAATTCTTCATCAAGCTTCATGTTCAGCACTCGCTGGAATTCAAGGATTCCAAGATTTACAAGTGGTTTAAGAAGCAGACTGGCAACTTTGGGTTGacaggaaagaagaagagcaatgACGGTCTAAGTGAAGTTTGGAATCATCGACGTGATGCGATTGAAAAGGTTCATGGATGGCTTGATGAGACATCCGACACattcatcgtcgtcactgGGCCCAAGGGCTCGGGCAAGGTCGAAATGGTCATGGAGCAGGCTCTGGAAGGTCGCAAGAACGTGCTCAAACTGGACTGTAGGCGAATCGTCGAGGCCAGAGGCGAAGCTGGCACCATCAAGCGGCTGGCAACTGCGGTTGGTTATCGTCCTGTCTTTTCCTGGGCCAATAGCATGAGCAGCATGATCGACCTCGCCGTGCAAAGCACCACAGGTGTCAAGGCCGGCTTTTCGGAAACCCTCGAGTCTCAGCTTAACAAGATTCTGCAGACGACAACTGGCGCCCTCAAGGATGTTGCTGTTTCATCTCGCAGCAAGAAGGACAGCGATGCTAAGCTATCAGAGGATGCCTGGCTCGAAGCTCACCCTGAGCGTAGacccgtcatcgtcgtcgacaacTTTCTCCACAAGGGCGAGGAGAACAGCATCATTTACGACAAGATCGCCGAGTGGGCAGCAACAGTGGTTCAGAACAATGTTGCTCATGTCATCTTCCTGACCACCGACTCGGCCTACTCGAAGCCCCTGGCCAAGGCCTTGCCTGATCGACTCTTCCGTACAGTCTCTTTTGGTGACCTCGCCCCCGATGTTGCCAAGAACTTTGTTCTCAGCCGCCTCAAGGACCAGATcgctgctgaggagaaggcgcGCCAGGAAGACGGcgatgatgctgagaagcGCCCGATGCCACGCTTGAACATGATGGAGCTTGACCAGTGTATCGACACGCTTGGCGGCCGACTCACTGACTTGGAGTTCCTGGCACGTCGTCTCCGGACTGGCCAATCCCCCAAGGAGGCGATGGAGGAGATTGTGTCTGAGACTGCCACTGATATTGTTCGCATGTTCCTCCTGGGCAAGCCCTCTGACATTGAGGGCAAGAAGTTTTCTTCCCAGCAGGCGTGGCATCTCATCAAATCCCTTGCCCAGAACCCGAACCTACGGTATAACCAGATCCTCCTCTCGGCGCCCTTTTCCTCGGCCGCAGCAGCGGGTGCGACCGACGCAGATGCGGCTATCGATAGTCTAGCCAGCTCAGAGCTCATTGCCGTTCAGACTTATCAGGGCCGACCGATGACCATCACGGCTGGCAAGCCTCTCCACCAAGCCGCCTTCTCAGTGCTTCTCCACGATCGTgtgctcaaggccaagatggactacgacatcctcaacgactcgtccaaggccgaggcccGTTCCATTGACAAGGTCGAGAATGAGCTGGCGCTGCTCGGCAGCCTACCTCGACAGACAGGCGAGACAGCTGGACGCATCACTTTCCTGCTCCGCAAGCTCGAGGATAGCCAAGCCAAGATTGCCAAGTGGGATAGGGAGATGAccgagttgaagaaggtCTTGAGCGAGGAGTTTTGA
- a CDS encoding 2EXR domain-containing protein, which produces MKDMEVDEEQSPNPRFWLEFRTFDDGLSEHPHAKKTSPSSLTAFPQFTQLPPELRLRIWSYLIQPRIVVVCCMQRDERLGERIKELNSRSHGRSVPVLLHVNRESRYLALEHYELTFSWRISKLLSDTPVSAPARVWFNFALDTVWLAGELEAYDSYGFNSPMVYFLRREDTRRVRHVACMLAELGYPRQESDQVFGCLWHVVDGFPTIERLLLTVGEGDDEAVKGSKLMSPDNVMQKIWSGWLGGSTTETSSRMAHKQMMMIKEENLSGFVADL; this is translated from the coding sequence ATGAAGGACATggaggttgacgaggagcAGAGCCCGAACCCCAGATTCTGGCTCGAGTTTCGCACTTTTGATGATGGCCTCTCGGAGCATCCACATGCCAAGAAGACATCGCCTTCCTCGCTCACCGCATTTCCCCAGTTCACGCAGCTCCCTCCTGAGCTGCGCCTGAGGATATGGTCCTACCTCATCCAGCCgcgcatcgtcgtcgtctgctGTATGCAGCGCGATGAACGCCTTGGTGAGAGAATTAAGGAACTCAACTCACGATCTCACGGCAGATCAGTACCGGTTCTCCTACACGTCAACCGCGAATCGCGGTATCTCGCGCTGGAGCACTACGAGCTCACCTTTTCCTGGCGCATCTCCAAGCTCCTCTCGGACACGCCCGTTTCGGCGCCCGCACGGGTCTGGTTCAACTTTGCGCTCGACACCGTCTGGCTTGCGGGCGAGTTGGAGGCTTACGACTCGTACGGCTTCAACTCGCCCATGGTGTATTTCCTGCGCCGCGAGGACACGCGAAGGGTACGGCACGTGGCCTGCATGCTGGCCGAGCTGGGCTATCCGCGCCAGGAGAGTGACCAGGTTTTCGGGTGCCTGTGGCACGTCGTTGATGGATTTCCTACCATTGAGAGGCTCCTGCTGACGGTGGGCGAGGGAGATgacgaggccgtcaagggtAGTAAGCTGATGAGCCCGGACAATGTGATGCAGAAAATCTGGAGCGGGTGGCTGGGCGGATCGACGACTGAGACGAGTTCGAGGATGGCGCATaagcagatgatgatgattaaGGAAGAGAACCTGTCGGGTTTTGTAGCAGATCTTTGA
- a CDS encoding MFS domain-containing protein, giving the protein MISLVKKAIRSQRGKTPTTPPAPSMELQETRPETTNKQPQCIHRDGSEPSSEPCPTCAADEKAATKYRWKIILGLMAPFALQALDSTIIASALPWIAGDFNEISQLNWIVSSFNLTSAAFIPFWAQMADVFGRNASLNAAVIFMLIGSALCTGAPTNSFPVLLLGRGFQGLAAAGLNVVVRTILADKVSLQENARNWAIFALVGGISYAIGPVIGGYLTNADWRWCFAINLPIAVVALIIIFFLLRKELLGPQPIPELNETAETGRRTKFIARLKMVDVGGQLLFIFGFGLIILAMTWGGATYPWGSAAVIVPLVLGVICTGVFLYWEYLLAPGNTMAEKLPWQRAMIPWDLISNRDIGLLFYCECATGMGMYAVLYFCNIYFIAVRGYEPDKAGVQLLYFVPGLGVGVYICSFMCNRWPRMTFPCVFLGTLVEAIGIGLLGWAIWAEKLSTIFGMMALVGCGSGMRFMASPLHGIGLFKNLRASVIGLMAVAVPFGGTIGLTIMSTVFNNTSGIDSSSSDFTEVQSSSSSSELKGQAIHDAKMGVVWAFVAITPFVALAFPFAACLGNVKLGQGPPSSEGPTDIVVQGSYLLKLLRGQEKFGVEKAGYRLESSHGRGWSGSTGSGERGDQQV; this is encoded by the exons ATGATCTCGTTAGTCAAAAAGGCCATTCGATCACAGCGTGGTAAAACGCCAACAACGCCACCCGCGCCATCCATGGAACTCCAAGAGACTCGGCCTGAGACGACAAACAAACAACCACAATGCATTCACCGCGATGGGTCTGAGCCCTCGAGTGAGCCATGCCCAACTTGTGCTGCAGACGAGAAAGCCGCTACGAAATACCGATGGAAGATCATTCTTGGCCTGATGGCACCCTTTGCCCTTCAGGCCCTCGATTCAACAAT TATCGCAAGCGCTCTACCTTGGATTGCCGGTGATTTTAATGAAATCTCACAACTGAACTGGATTGTCTCATCATTCAACCTCACTTCGGCCGCCTTCATCCCCTTCTGGGCGCAGATGGCCGATGTCTTTGGCCGAAACGCCTCCCTCAACGCAGCCGTCATCTTCATGCTGATCGGCAGCGCACTCTGCACAGGTGCCCCTACCAATTCGTTCCCAGTTCTTCTACTTGGCCGAGGTTTCCAGGGTCTTGCAGCAGCAGGCCTGAATGTTGTTGTTCGTACCATTCTGGCCGACAAGGTCTCGCTACAGGAGAACGCCAGGAATTGGGCCATCTTTGCGCTTGTGGGTGGCATCTCTTATGCAATTGGCCCTGTAATTGGTG GATATCTTACCAATGCGGACTGGAGATGGTGCTTTGCCATTAACCTTCCCATTGCAGTGGTGGCTCTTATCATCATTTTCTTTCTACTGCGCAAAGAGCTTCTCGGTCCTCAGCCCATCCCCGAGCTCAACGAAACCGCCGAAACCGGAAGGAGGACCAAGTTCATTGCCAGGCTCAAGATGGTGGATGTTGGTGGTCAGCTCCTGTTTATCTTTGGTTTtggtctcatcatcctcgccatgACTTGGGGTGGTGCAACCTACCCCTGGGGATCGGCCGCTGTGATCGTCCCCCTCGTTCTTGGAGTCATCTGCACCGGTGTCTTTCTATACTGGGAGTATCTCTTGGCTCCTGGAAACACCATGGCTGAGAAGCTTCCCTGGCAGCGGGCGATGATTCCCTGGGACTTAATTTCTAACAGAGACATTGGTCTTCTCTTCTACTGCGAGTGTGCCACAGGAATGGGCATGTACGCC GTGCTCTATTTCTGCAATATCTATTTCATTGCTGTCAGG GGTTACGAGCCTGATAAAGCTGGTGTGCAGCTTCTGTACTTTGTTCCTGGACTGGGAG TTGGTGTTTACATCTGCTCTTTCATGTGCAATCGGTGGCCCCGCATGACCTTTCCCTGCGTGTTCCTGGGAACTCTTGTGGAAGCGATCGGTATCGGCCTGCTTGGCTGGGCTATTTGGGCCGAGAAGCTCAGCACCATCTTTGGAATGATGGCTCTTGTCGGGTGTGGCAGTGGTATGCGATTCATGGCCTCGCCACTTCATGGAATTGGTCTATTCAAGAACCTCCGTGCTTCGGTCATCGGCTTGATGGCCGTTGCTGTTCCCTTTGGTGGCACTATTGGGTTGACCATCATGTCGACTGTCTTCAACAACACTTCCGGTATCGACTCGAGCAGCAGCGACTTTACCGAAGTTcagtcatcatcctcatccagcgAGCTCAAGGGGCAGGCCATTCACGATGCCAAGATGGGCGTTGTGTGGGCATTCGTTGCTATTACCCCGTTTGTCGCACTG GCATTCCCATTCGCAGCCTGTCTTGGCAATGTCAAGCTTGGCCAGGGTCCCCCCAGCTCGGAGGGCCCAACAGACATCGTGGTTCAAGGCTCTTATCTTCTCAAGCTGCTTAGAGGTCAGGAGAAGTTTGGAGTTGAAAAGGCGGGATATAGACTAGAGAGTTCGCATGGCAGGGGATGGTCAGGAAGCACAGGCTCGGGAGAGCGGGGTGACCAGCAAGTCTAG